The proteins below come from a single Gimesia alba genomic window:
- a CDS encoding M81 family metallopeptidase, with product MRVGILALQHESNTFIQSATTLADFEHDVLATGDAIYPIFKTSAHEIGGFFAGLAETDLEAVPIFVARALPGGTITAETVKTLVRKMLDALQKAGPLDGLLVAPHGAGVSENERDLDGYWLTLVREQVGPKLPIVCTLDAHANVSQAMIDACDATIVYRTNPHIDQKDRGIEAARLMQRILNGEVKPTQAACFVPVAINIERQHTSSEPCASLYTQADQMLEEPGVLSNSVILGFPYADVAEMGSGFIVVTDNNASRAQELADQLGESLITRREEFVAHLIGIEEALDQAQQLEGPICFLDMGDNIGGGSPADGTTILHAIQQRQGPNSFACLYDPEAAQTAIAAGPGATLSGLAMGGKTDDQHGAPLIADVTVVSVHDGHFTESEVRHGGKTEFQMGPTAVVKTDFGLTIMLNSHRTPPFSLGQLTSCGIEPADYHILVAKGVQAPLAAYKPVCPNLIRVNTPGVTSADMEQFQYEYRRKPLFPFESID from the coding sequence ATGCGTGTCGGAATACTTGCTCTGCAACACGAATCGAATACGTTTATTCAATCGGCGACCACGCTGGCGGATTTCGAACATGACGTGTTGGCGACCGGCGATGCGATTTATCCGATTTTCAAAACCTCAGCACATGAGATCGGCGGATTCTTCGCCGGCCTGGCGGAGACAGACCTCGAAGCGGTACCGATTTTTGTCGCCCGTGCGCTGCCGGGAGGCACGATCACCGCGGAAACCGTGAAGACGCTGGTTCGGAAAATGCTGGACGCACTGCAGAAGGCGGGACCTCTGGACGGTTTGCTCGTGGCGCCGCATGGTGCAGGTGTCAGTGAAAACGAACGTGACCTGGACGGTTACTGGCTGACACTGGTGCGTGAGCAGGTCGGCCCGAAACTCCCGATCGTCTGTACGTTGGATGCGCATGCGAATGTTTCGCAAGCGATGATCGATGCCTGCGACGCGACGATTGTGTATCGAACAAACCCGCACATTGATCAGAAGGATCGCGGCATCGAAGCGGCGCGTCTGATGCAACGGATTCTGAACGGTGAGGTCAAACCGACGCAAGCCGCCTGCTTTGTGCCGGTGGCGATTAATATTGAACGGCAGCATACGTCTTCCGAGCCGTGCGCGTCGTTATATACACAAGCGGATCAGATGCTGGAAGAACCGGGCGTGCTGTCCAACAGCGTGATTCTGGGTTTTCCCTATGCGGATGTCGCCGAGATGGGTTCCGGGTTTATTGTGGTGACGGATAACAATGCAAGCCGTGCGCAAGAGTTGGCGGATCAACTGGGAGAAAGCCTGATCACGCGCCGCGAAGAATTTGTGGCGCATCTGATTGGCATTGAAGAGGCCCTCGACCAGGCACAACAACTTGAAGGGCCGATCTGTTTTCTGGATATGGGAGACAATATCGGCGGCGGTTCGCCCGCAGACGGCACGACCATTTTACATGCGATTCAACAGCGACAGGGTCCGAACAGCTTTGCCTGTCTTTACGATCCTGAAGCAGCCCAAACGGCGATTGCCGCGGGACCGGGAGCCACATTGTCAGGACTGGCGATGGGAGGCAAGACCGACGACCAGCATGGGGCACCTCTGATTGCCGACGTCACGGTTGTCAGCGTGCACGATGGTCATTTTACGGAATCAGAGGTCCGTCATGGTGGCAAAACCGAATTTCAGATGGGCCCGACAGCGGTGGTAAAAACCGATTTCGGATTGACGATCATGCTCAATAGTCATCGCACGCCCCCCTTCAGTCTGGGACAACTCACATCTTGCGGAATTGAGCCCGCCGATTATCATATTCTTGTCGCGAAGGGAGTGCAGGCACCGCTGGCGGCTTACAAACCGGTCTGCCCGAATCTGATTCGTGTGAATACGCCGGGCGTGACTTCGGCGGACATGGAGCAGTTTCAGTACGAGTATCGCAGAAAGCCACTGTTTCCATTTGAATCCATCGACTAA
- a CDS encoding mandelate racemase/muconate lactonizing enzyme family protein yields the protein MQITKIETSIAESIMPGLLLVRIHTSEGIVGCGETYYAPHAVAAMIHDWMSHYLMGKNPLDIEAHWRFLYERATNFGSRGTELRAISAIDLALWDIFGQVTSQPVWQLLGGCVQESIRTYNSCGGPSYGGTSDLESKHTWPGHGRVGNQGPLNDYWSAVNSPVALAESLIAEGYQALKVWTLDFAAHKTNGPLHITHKDITQALEPFRKIRETLGNNIELIIDGHGFFQLAPALRIAKRLREYDILWAEDLLRVDCVDTLSDFRDKAEIPLAVSEMFNGPDDYRLALEKRAADFVMIDPTWVGGISQTRNITRLAQFYNIPVVMHDCTGPLTLLSGVHVAACSNNVAWQESLRAHLRILYPQLIDTQIQVDDGRIVIPQTPGLGVAWLPELFEPGENQYRITELA from the coding sequence ATGCAGATCACAAAAATCGAAACTTCGATTGCGGAATCGATCATGCCCGGTCTGCTGCTGGTGCGGATTCATACCAGCGAAGGAATTGTCGGTTGCGGCGAAACCTATTACGCGCCGCATGCGGTCGCCGCGATGATTCACGACTGGATGTCGCATTATCTGATGGGGAAGAACCCGCTCGATATCGAAGCGCACTGGCGATTTCTGTATGAACGTGCCACGAACTTTGGTTCGCGGGGAACCGAACTGCGGGCGATTTCCGCCATTGATCTGGCGCTGTGGGACATCTTCGGACAAGTGACGTCCCAGCCGGTGTGGCAGTTACTGGGGGGCTGCGTGCAGGAATCGATCCGCACATACAACAGTTGTGGCGGCCCCTCGTATGGTGGCACGAGTGATTTAGAAAGCAAACACACGTGGCCCGGCCATGGCCGTGTGGGAAATCAGGGACCGCTCAACGATTACTGGTCCGCCGTCAATTCACCAGTTGCGCTGGCGGAATCGTTGATTGCGGAAGGTTATCAGGCTCTCAAAGTCTGGACGCTCGATTTTGCTGCTCACAAAACGAATGGGCCGTTGCATATTACCCATAAGGATATCACGCAGGCACTGGAGCCCTTTCGGAAAATTCGCGAAACACTGGGTAATAATATCGAACTGATTATCGACGGTCACGGATTTTTTCAACTCGCCCCGGCACTGCGGATCGCCAAACGGCTGCGGGAATATGACATTCTCTGGGCTGAAGATCTGCTGCGCGTGGATTGCGTCGATACGTTGAGTGATTTTCGTGATAAAGCGGAGATTCCGCTGGCGGTCAGTGAAATGTTTAACGGCCCCGATGACTATCGGCTGGCACTCGAAAAGCGGGCCGCTGATTTCGTGATGATTGATCCGACGTGGGTCGGCGGAATCTCTCAAACCAGAAATATCACACGGCTGGCACAGTTTTATAACATTCCCGTTGTGATGCATGACTGCACGGGACCGCTGACGCTGCTTTCGGGCGTGCATGTGGCGGCGTGTTCGAATAATGTGGCCTGGCAGGAAAGCCTGCGGGCGCACTTGCGAATTTTGTACCCGCAGTTGATCGACACACAAATCCAGGTGGACGACGGTCGGATTGTGATTCCCCAAACGCCGGGACTGGGTGTGGCCTGGTTGCCGGAACTTTTCGAGCCGGGGGAAAACCAGTATCGTATTACGGAACTCGCCTAG
- a CDS encoding formate--tetrahydrofolate ligase has protein sequence MNQPSQSVTGDPGLQKIDAIAEQLGLSRNDYEPYGRYKAKLVHGLAERLDDRPQAKYIGVTAINPTPLGEGKTVTTIGLAMALSQLGHTTIGTLREPSLAPVFGIKGGGAGGGKCTLEPQADINLHFTGDMHAVTAATNLLASIIDNHLKRKKSPQINPATITWKRVLDLCDRGLAHVITGLDQVPQAPLRETGFELSAASEVMAILALATDLADLRQRLGRIVVGMTYEKQPVTVETLGCAGALAALLVDAIRPNLVQSCEQTPFLVHTGPFGNIAHGNSSIVADKIAVRLADYVVTESGFGADCGAEKFFDIKCRTSSLQPDAEVLVCTARALKLQSGLFEVRPGKPLPPALLEENLDAIRAGAVNLKAHLDIIRQYGLPTVVAINAFPNDRQKELSEIQQIALEQGASAAVVTDAFARGGQGSIALAEAVVKAAGQPNQFQYLYPLEMSIADKIETIATKIYGAASVEYDPKAQRRIQEYEQLGYGRLPVCIAKTQYSLSHDPKLLGRPQGFTFPVRDLKLSAGAGFLYALCGEIRTMPGLPSEPAALRIDIDEQGNITGLQ, from the coding sequence ATGAATCAACCAAGTCAATCTGTCACCGGTGATCCAGGATTGCAGAAAATCGACGCCATCGCGGAACAACTGGGGCTGAGCCGCAACGATTATGAGCCTTATGGCCGCTATAAAGCCAAACTGGTTCACGGGCTCGCCGAACGACTCGACGATCGCCCCCAGGCGAAATACATCGGCGTAACCGCGATCAACCCGACCCCGTTGGGCGAAGGCAAAACCGTCACCACGATCGGCCTGGCGATGGCCTTGTCTCAACTGGGCCACACCACCATCGGCACACTGCGCGAGCCTTCGTTAGCACCGGTATTCGGCATCAAAGGGGGCGGCGCCGGTGGGGGAAAGTGTACTCTGGAGCCGCAGGCCGACATCAACCTGCACTTCACCGGCGACATGCACGCAGTAACCGCAGCAACCAATCTGCTGGCGAGCATCATAGATAATCATCTCAAACGAAAAAAGTCGCCGCAAATCAATCCCGCGACGATCACCTGGAAACGCGTCCTGGATTTATGCGATCGCGGTTTGGCGCATGTCATCACAGGTCTGGATCAGGTACCTCAGGCGCCCTTGCGCGAAACCGGATTCGAACTCTCTGCCGCTTCCGAAGTCATGGCGATTCTCGCTTTGGCTACTGATCTGGCAGATCTCAGACAGCGACTGGGTCGGATTGTGGTCGGCATGACTTATGAAAAGCAGCCGGTCACGGTAGAAACGTTAGGCTGCGCCGGTGCATTGGCGGCACTGCTCGTCGATGCGATTCGACCGAATCTGGTGCAAAGTTGTGAGCAGACCCCGTTTCTCGTACACACGGGGCCTTTTGGAAATATCGCACACGGCAACAGTTCCATCGTCGCAGACAAAATTGCCGTCCGTCTGGCCGATTATGTGGTAACGGAAAGCGGCTTTGGTGCCGACTGTGGCGCGGAAAAGTTTTTCGATATCAAGTGCCGTACCAGCAGTCTCCAGCCCGACGCCGAAGTTCTGGTCTGTACGGCACGGGCATTGAAGCTGCAGAGTGGTCTGTTTGAAGTCCGTCCGGGCAAACCCTTGCCCCCCGCGCTCCTGGAAGAAAATCTCGATGCAATTCGCGCTGGTGCCGTGAATTTGAAAGCACACCTTGATATCATTCGCCAGTACGGTCTCCCCACTGTCGTGGCCATCAACGCCTTTCCCAATGACAGACAGAAGGAACTCTCAGAAATTCAGCAGATTGCCCTGGAGCAAGGCGCCTCTGCGGCCGTCGTGACCGACGCATTTGCACGAGGCGGACAAGGCTCAATCGCACTGGCTGAAGCCGTCGTGAAAGCGGCTGGCCAGCCGAATCAGTTTCAATATCTCTATCCGCTCGAAATGTCGATCGCAGACAAAATCGAAACGATCGCCACCAAAATTTATGGTGCTGCATCCGTCGAATATGATCCCAAGGCCCAGCGGCGCATTCAGGAATACGAACAACTCGGTTATGGCAGGCTGCCGGTCTGCATCGCGAAAACCCAATATTCGCTTTCGCACGATCCGAAGTTATTAGGACGACCTCAAGGTTTCACGTTTCCTGTACGCGATTTGAAACTCTCTGCCGGTGCCGGGTTTCTGTATGCCTTATGCGGCGAAATTCGTACGATGCCCGGTCTCCCTTCCGAACCGGCGGCATTACGCATCGACATCGACGAACAGGGAAACATCACCGGGTTGCAGTAA
- a CDS encoding mannonate dehydratase, which translates to MQLTSVVTPFTDENLRLLAQIGVTHVTIRYPGRGLDRLEATKAQVESCGLQIAAIEGYLPIENIKLGNEHFDAEIEEMRELLSNMQTVSIPYVCYNFMAGTDWVRTKLDAHERGGALVTGFDIDQAEQAVSLSETTREKTATTITADELWMNLERFLTELVPVAEACGVTLAMHPDDPPLDSFMGKARIMNSVEGFERLVQLVPSPANAICFCQGTFAEMGVDIPATIQRLGSHIKYVHFRDIQGNRERFVETFHDNGPTDMYAAVKAYQQIGFTGPIRPDHVPQLVGEEAGEPGYTMLGRLHAFGYLQGLIEAVQKNRNT; encoded by the coding sequence ATGCAACTGACATCTGTCGTGACGCCGTTCACCGATGAGAACCTGCGGTTACTTGCGCAAATTGGTGTGACGCATGTGACAATTCGCTACCCGGGCAGGGGACTGGATCGACTGGAAGCGACGAAAGCACAAGTTGAGTCGTGCGGACTACAGATCGCTGCCATTGAAGGGTATCTGCCGATCGAAAATATCAAGCTGGGCAATGAACACTTCGATGCTGAGATCGAGGAGATGCGGGAACTACTTTCAAATATGCAGACCGTCAGCATCCCGTATGTCTGTTACAACTTTATGGCGGGGACGGACTGGGTACGGACCAAGCTGGATGCGCACGAACGGGGCGGCGCTCTGGTAACCGGCTTTGATATCGATCAGGCAGAACAGGCGGTTTCGCTGTCGGAAACGACACGTGAGAAAACCGCAACTACGATCACAGCTGATGAACTCTGGATGAATCTGGAGCGTTTTCTGACGGAGTTAGTTCCCGTGGCGGAAGCGTGCGGCGTCACATTGGCGATGCACCCCGATGATCCACCCCTCGATTCTTTTATGGGCAAAGCACGGATCATGAACTCGGTGGAAGGTTTTGAACGACTGGTGCAGCTGGTGCCGAGCCCGGCGAATGCGATCTGTTTCTGTCAGGGAACATTTGCGGAGATGGGCGTGGATATTCCAGCTACGATTCAGCGACTGGGCTCCCATATCAAGTATGTGCATTTCCGTGATATCCAAGGCAACCGCGAACGGTTTGTGGAAACATTTCACGACAATGGACCGACCGATATGTATGCTGCGGTCAAAGCATATCAACAAATTGGCTTTACCGGCCCGATCCGCCCCGATCATGTGCCTCAACTGGTGGGAGAGGAAGCGGGAGAACCCGGCTACACAATGCTGGGCCGGTTGCATGCGTTTGGATATCTACAGGGGCTGATTGAGGCAGTTCAGAAAAATCGAAATACGTGA
- a CDS encoding Gfo/Idh/MocA family protein — translation MSNSVDRREFLKKALIAGTAVPAFTNALPLESLAAAPKRKSPNEKLNLATIGVAARAYSNITGTKSENFVALCDIDAHRLDKASKEFPHADTYDDYRKALDREDLDGVLVSTPDHMHAPAAAMALRKGLPVYCEKPLTHSVYEARVLTDLAAKAGVPTQMGNQIHASDNYRKVVEMVQSGVIGPVRRVHVWVGGGVRIEGKRSKENHPPAYVNYDQWIGPAPFRPYNETSFHFNWRYWWDFGNGQLGDFGCHYMDLPFWALKLKYPKTIVGVGEKGHGGENDCPSQMRVDYDFAERDDLPPVHMTWYHGGWKPKGAELYEKNSAVLFEGEDGRLLADYGTNKVFMEAGKEAKPVEPYLTRPQTHHIEWLDAIRNGTPTGSNFGYAGPLTETVLLGNVSYRVGQKKLEWDADNLKVTNVPEAAQYIQREYRKGWTL, via the coding sequence ATGTCAAATTCAGTTGACCGCCGTGAGTTTCTCAAGAAAGCATTGATCGCCGGAACCGCCGTTCCCGCCTTCACCAACGCCCTGCCTCTGGAATCGCTCGCAGCCGCTCCGAAAAGGAAAAGCCCCAATGAAAAATTGAATCTGGCGACGATTGGTGTCGCCGCCCGGGCGTACTCCAATATCACCGGCACCAAGTCAGAAAACTTCGTGGCACTCTGCGACATCGACGCGCATCGTCTGGATAAAGCGTCCAAAGAATTCCCGCACGCTGATACCTACGATGATTATCGTAAAGCCCTGGACCGGGAAGACTTGGATGGCGTGCTGGTCAGCACTCCCGATCACATGCACGCACCCGCAGCCGCGATGGCGCTCCGCAAAGGCTTGCCCGTCTACTGTGAAAAACCGTTAACCCATTCTGTCTACGAAGCACGTGTGCTCACCGATCTGGCTGCCAAAGCCGGGGTCCCCACCCAGATGGGTAATCAGATTCACGCCAGCGACAACTACCGCAAGGTGGTGGAAATGGTTCAGTCTGGAGTTATCGGCCCTGTCCGCCGTGTCCATGTCTGGGTCGGCGGGGGCGTACGAATTGAGGGTAAGCGGTCCAAGGAAAATCATCCCCCTGCCTACGTCAACTACGATCAGTGGATCGGACCTGCGCCCTTCCGCCCTTATAATGAAACGAGCTTCCACTTCAACTGGCGCTACTGGTGGGATTTTGGTAATGGTCAGTTAGGTGACTTCGGTTGCCATTACATGGACCTCCCCTTCTGGGCCTTGAAGCTGAAGTATCCCAAAACAATCGTCGGCGTCGGTGAAAAAGGACACGGCGGCGAAAACGATTGCCCCAGTCAGATGCGCGTCGATTACGATTTCGCCGAACGCGATGATCTGCCCCCCGTGCACATGACCTGGTATCACGGCGGCTGGAAGCCCAAAGGTGCCGAACTCTACGAGAAAAACAGTGCCGTCCTGTTTGAAGGGGAAGACGGTCGTTTGCTCGCCGACTACGGCACCAATAAAGTCTTCATGGAAGCCGGCAAAGAAGCCAAACCGGTTGAACCTTATCTGACCCGACCTCAGACACACCACATCGAATGGCTGGATGCCATTCGCAATGGCACTCCGACTGGCAGCAACTTCGGTTATGCCGGTCCGCTAACCGAAACGGTTCTTCTGGGCAATGTTTCGTATCGCGTCGGTCAGAAGAAACTCGAATGGGACGCCGATAACCTCAAAGTAACCAACGTCCCCGAAGCCGCTCAGTACATCCAGCGCGAATACCGCAAAGGCTGGACACTGTAG